A stretch of DNA from Methanolinea mesophila:
TGATGGCGCTCTACGCCGCGAACAACATCTCCAAAGGCATTGCGAAATACGCAGTGAACGGCAAGGTCCGGCTCGGCGGCATCATCTGCAACAGCCGCAAGGTGGACAACGAGCAGGCGCTCCTGAAGGCTTTTGCCGAGGAGATCGGGTCGCAGCTCATCTACTTCGTACCTCGCGACAACCTGGTCCAGCGGGCCGAGATCCACAAGAAGACGGTGATCGACTTCGACCCGGAGGCCGGCCAGGCCAACGAGTACCGCAACCTGGCACAGGCAATCGACCACAACAAGATGTTCGTCATCCCGAAGCCCATGACACAGGACCGGCTCGAGGAACTGATGATGCAGCACGGGTTCCTGGACGCACTGTAACGGCAGCATGACAAGAGGATACCAAGGCAGGTGAAAAGACGATGTTACTGATACGTGCAATTGTGAGGCCGGAGAAGAAGGACGTGGTCCTGGAACAGCTCGCCGGCGCAGGGTATAACGCGGCGACCATGGTCGACGTGGTCGGACGGGGCAAGCAGAAGGGCATCAAGATCGGGGGAATGGTCTACGACGAGATCCCGAAGAGCCTCATCCTCATGGTGGTCCCCGACGATGCAAAGGAGCGGGTGGTGCAGATCATCATGAACACCGCCCGGACCGGAACGGAGGGCACCTTCGGAGACGGGAAGGTCTTCGTCAGCCCGGTCGAGGAGGCATACACGATCTCCAGAAACAGCCCTGGCCTGTGAGGCGAAAGGAAGATGAAAGAGATCATGGCCATCGTGCGCATGAAAAAGACCGGCGCAACCAAAAAAGCGTTGGTCGCGGCCGGAGTAGCCGGGTTCACTGCAGTCCGGGTCCTTGGGCGGGGAAAACTCGTGGACGACCCGACCGAACTGGAGAAGTGCAAACGGAAGCTCCTCGAAATGGGCATGGACGAGATCAGCGACAAGCAAGACACCGAGCAGGTGGTCACGGAGTTCCTGGACGGCTCCAGGTTTTTCCCGCGCCGGCTCTTCACGGTCCTTGCGCATGACGACGATGTCCCGCGAATCGTGGAAGCGATAACGAAGGCAAACCGCACGGACTACGGGCTCGGCGACGGCGCGATATTCGTCCTGCCGGTACTCGACGCGTACCGCGTCAGGACCGGCGAGGCGGGAGAAGCGGCAATCTGGTAACGGAGGAATCGGGAAATGGCAGAACCAGACGCAACAGTCATAGACGGGGTGCTCGCATCCTGTCCGGATACGGTGAAAAAGAACCGGAAGAAACACCTCGTGGTAAAGAACGAGGCGGCAGGATGCTGCCAACAGATCGAGGCGAACACGCGGACGATCCCCGGCATCATCACGCAGCGCGGGTGCGCGTACGCAGGATGCAAGGGCGTGGTGATGGGCCCGGTAAAGGATATGGCCACGATAACGCACGGGCCGGTGGGCTGCGGATACTATTCCTGGGGGACCAGGCGCAACAAGGCCCGGGCCGACGAGAGAACACCAGCGGACAAGATCTACTCCCAACTCTGCTTTACCACCGACATGCAGGAGCCCGACATCGTCTTCGGAGGAGAGAAGAAGCTCGCGAAGATGATCGACGAGATCGTGGAGACCTTCCACCCGAGGGCGATTAACATCTGCGCCACCTGCCCGGTCGGCCTCATCGGGGACGACATCGGGGCGGTGGCAAAAGCCGCCGAGGAGCGGCACCACATCCAGGTCGTTGCGCACAACTGCGAGGGCTACAAGGGAGTCAGCCAGTCTGCGGGTCACCATATCGCAAACAACAACATCATGGAAAAGATCGTCGGGACCGGGACGGAGAGAAAGCCTGGCAGGTATGTCATCAACATCCTCGGGGAGTACAACATCGGCGGCGACGGC
This window harbors:
- a CDS encoding P-II family nitrogen regulator, whose protein sequence is MKEIMAIVRMKKTGATKKALVAAGVAGFTAVRVLGRGKLVDDPTELEKCKRKLLEMGMDEISDKQDTEQVVTEFLDGSRFFPRRLFTVLAHDDDVPRIVEAITKANRTDYGLGDGAIFVLPVLDAYRVRTGEAGEAAIW
- a CDS encoding P-II family nitrogen regulator gives rise to the protein MLLIRAIVRPEKKDVVLEQLAGAGYNAATMVDVVGRGKQKGIKIGGMVYDEIPKSLILMVVPDDAKERVVQIIMNTARTGTEGTFGDGKVFVSPVEEAYTISRNSPGL